In Oryza sativa Japonica Group chromosome 2, ASM3414082v1, the following are encoded in one genomic region:
- the LOC4328604 gene encoding uncharacterized protein, protein MADDPLDPPPEPQPQTLPAVAAASPSPSPPPLLLRPRREAFEHGLLPIPKLIFPEGTLAHTLAQVKDKLASAADGGGRVAAAALAEALQIPHEQAALALATLAAVLPADDPALDSGGGGRADLRDVLLFLYIQSYKRLVPRAHKDSPAVTDVWPSTSAFDGYLSALSPIQLVRSNSRRFMPSQADEEIHQLSYLQKHMANILTLLADSVEGEGDDSLVLTMETFEHLGFLLKFSEGTPLSQAATFFANSDPDMPAAPVPAAQVHDWISQNISASLEFSTEKSISKEVSQQVTSDIDVTMADANASNARNSTPTGTNPAYYRNTTFVEGFSKTSVVKHASDVKGHSVKVLNCHESVIYILAPLKYATVYGCSDATVVLGAIGKVVKVEHCERVHIIAAAKWICIANCRECIFYLGVNHQPLIVGDNHKLQVAPFNTYYPQLGEHLAKVGVDPAINKWDQPFVLGVVDPHDSLSHPAGVSDVQAESAARLDPDLFTNFMIPSWFGTEVQEPTKCCPFPLPEIYCASQSKKLAALEDIRRTIRELQIDDNRKKELTNALHAQFKDWLYASGNIRQLYCLQGD, encoded by the exons atggccgacGACCCCCTCgacccgccgccggagccgcagCCGCAGACGCTGCCGGCGGTAGCAGCCgcgtccccgtccccgtccccccCGCCGCTCCttctccgcccccgccgcgagGCCTTCGAGCACGgcctcctccccatccccaAGCTCATCTTCCCCGAGGGCACGCTCGCGCACACCCTCGCCCAGGTCAAGGACAagctcgcctccgccgcggatGGAGGAGGCcgcgtggccgcggcggcgctcgcggagGCGCTGCAGATCCCGCACGAGCAGGCGGCGCTCGCGCTCGCCACGCTCGCCGCGGTGCTCCCCGCGGACGACCCCGCGCTGGACTCCGGCGGCGGGGGCAGGGCCGACCTCCGCGACGTGCTGCTCTTCCTCTACATCCAGTCGTACAAGCGCCTCGTGCCCCGCGCGCACAAGGACTCGCCCGCCGTCACCGACGTCtggccctccacctccgccttcgACGGCTACCTCTCCGCGCTCTCCCCGATCCAG CTTGTACGCAGTAATAGCCGTCGATTCATGCCTTCTCAAGCTGATGAGGAAATTCACCAGCTATCTTATCTGCAAAAGCATATGGCCAATATTCTTACTCTGTTGGCCGATTCTGTTGAGGGCGAAGGTGATGATTCTCTG GTATTGACCATGGAGACATTTGAACACCTTGGATTTCTACTGAAGTTCTCAGAAGGAACACCCTTAAGCCAGGCAGCCACTTTTTTTGCAAATTCTGATCCTGACATGCCTGCTGCCCCTGTACCTGCTGCCCAGGTTCATGATTGGATCTCACAGAATATATCTGCTTCACTGGAATTCTCTACCGAGAAGTCCATATCAAAGGAAGTTAGCCAGCAGGTTACTTCCGATATAGACGTCACAATGGCTGATGCCAATGCTAGTAATGCAAGGAACAGCACACCGACTGGTACAAATCCTGCATACTACAGAAACACAACATTTGTGGAAGGCTTCTCCAAAACTTCTGTTGTCAAGCACGCGTCTGATGTCAAAGGACATTCAGTGAAG GTTTTAAATTGCCATGAGTCTGTTATCTACATATTGGCACCATTGAAGTACGCAACTGTGTATGGATGTTCTGATGCTACTGTTGTTCTTGGTGCTATTGGTAAG GTTGTTAAGGTGGAGCATTGTGAAAGAGTTCATATTATTGCAGCTGCTAAATGGATTTGTATTGCTAACTGTCGTGAGTGCATATTCTACCTGGGAGTAAATCACCAACCTCTTATTGTGGGGGACAACCATAAATTACAA GTTGCTCCATTTAATACCTACTACCCACAATTGGGTGAACATCTGGCAAAAGTTGGTGTGGATCCTGCAATCAATAAATGGGACCAGCCTTTTGTGTTGGGAGTTGTTGATCCGCACGATTCATTATCCCATCCCGCGGGGGTTTCTGATGTTCAGGCTGAATCTGCAGCTCGTCTAGATCCTGATCTATTCACAAACTTTATG ATTCCTAGTTGGTTTGGGACTGAAGTGCAAGAACCTACAAAATGCTGTCCTTTTCCATTGCCTGAAATTTATTGTGCATCCCAGAGCAAAAAG CTTGCTGCACTGGAAGATATTAGGAGGACTATTCGGGAGCTGCAAATTGATGACAATAGGAAGAAGGAATTGACAAATGCCCTCCATGCACAGTTCAAAGATTGGTTATATG CTTCAGGCAACATCCGCCAGCTCTACTGCCTGCAAGGCGACTGA